A window of Phragmites australis chromosome 15, lpPhrAust1.1, whole genome shotgun sequence genomic DNA:
TCCGAACTGAACATTACGAATTTGGATCTGCTTTCAACAGGCTTCAGCCTCAACTGTGTGAACCGCTTGATGAAAGAATTTTATGTCGGCACTATCCTGGGCAAAATACGCGGCCAGCGAGCGAAATTTGATGATGTATCCATCATTTGGGCTCTGGCCGGTTCGTAGAGGACGGACGGAGTCGGGCAACTGCAACTCCATCGTGATTTTCAATGTGAACAACAGACAAAGGCGAACACTGCGGTGAGCAGTGGAGTGGGCGCCATGGAGAGAGCTGGCTACCGGGCCGTCTTCTCCGCTGCGGCTTGCGCGGGAAAAGGCGACGGCCCGTGCGTCCGATctaacaaattttttattttgttttttaaatttcAAATCTAGTAATTTTAGGTATCTGTTTGAAAAAATAGTACGAATAGGTATATACCATTTTCAATGGGTgacatgttttaaaaaataaacccGTAGTCATTCCAATGTGtgacatattaaaaaaataaaaaataatattttattattctcaaaattcaaaagactatgtaaatagttatgaaaatttctaaaaaaaattatgatataGACGATGCTACCATCtagctcttaaaaaaaattagctcaaaAAGTTACTTGtataatgagaaataaaaaaagaaaaatttcaaCTAAATACGCACAAATTTCAGTTGAGTCCTTGCAACAGGTGGCAGACACTTATAATTGCTATTTTTTCAAATGATCGcctaaaattgctaaatttaaaaatttaaaataaaaaaagctctttgcaagaaaaatTCTGGGCAGCCTGAAGGCAGTCCAGCTGCAGGGCGTCCAAGGCAGACAATGGGCTGGGCATATTTCATTCTACGGTAGATACAACTGTAGCTATATTAGTCATCCAATAATCCAGAGACCACctctatctaaaaaaaaaagcagagaCCGAGGATTCTTTTTTCAACAAGGAATCACGAAATTACAGTTTGTGCACCATTGTTGACGAGGGCTACGGCATCATCATCGAAGTTGTAGCCCTCACAAGTACACGACACGTCGGAGTATCCAGCAGTATCAGTGCACTCCCCCgttcaaaatatattttggaTATAGCATAGTCTTTGATCCGAATGTTTGACTGACCATTATTTTtgactaaaatatatttataaaatttaataagtttatgatattattaagtatttttatgttttgaaattttaaaagtttttaaagtttaatGGAACTTGTTgcgagaagagaaaaaaatgctcgAATGAAACTACTCTGCCCACTGCCCTCGCGCTGCGCAACAAATTCTAGTATCGGCCACGGGGCGTGAACACGAACAGGTCGAGCTGGAAGACGGCGGCCTCGGGCGGGGTGCTCACGACCTTGAGCAGGGAGTATCCGCGTGCCATCCTGAACCCACCGGTGCCGCCCACGACGGCGCGCTCGAGCACCGCGCCGTCGTCGGCGGGGAAGCTGTACCTTCCCTGCAGGGACAGCGTGCCCCCGCGGTGCTCGCCCGCGGCGAACACCAGGGTGATGGCCGAGTGGTAGCTCGCGTCCGCCAGGTCCGAGCCCACGAAGACCCCCTGGTAGCGGCCGACGAGGCCCGACGCCGGGCCCGGGCCGGCGCGCAGCGCGTCGTCGAGCACGCCGACCTCGCCGAACGTCGAGTTGGCGCCGAGCGGGGACGGTGCCACGGACCCCACCGTGGCGTTCGGGCCGGAGAACTGCTCGTGCACGTAGACGCGGATGTGCGTGCGCTTCTCTCTGCTGGCGCCACCCGTCGCAAGAACGGCCGGCGAAAGGAAGGCCAGCAGGGCGACGACCACCACCAGCAGCGAGGACGAGGCCATATCCGATAACGGTGAGGCGAGAGCGAGATTAGAGTGTGCTATCGATTGCAACTGGAGACTGGTGCAGTGCTACGAGCTCTTGTCTCGAGACTTGATTGAAAGACATGCGCCTTGccttgtgtatatatagggtttATTTGATAGACtttttagaataattttttagtCGGAATCGAGAGGAGTCTGCCAAACAGTatttttcagcttttagttctctaaataaaattcatgaaagtgattatctgaaattaGCTAAAAACTAAGGTgctgaaaaaagtagcttcCCTTAATTCACTTCTCGTACAGAATCATTTTATCCATATAATTTATTATAGAGAATTACTGGAGAGTCACTTtcaaccacagaatcacttccctAAATAATCACTTTTTACAGAGAATTTAAACGGGGAAGAACTCTACTAAACAAAACCTATAGTACTGCTTCGGTTTGGGTTCGTTGGAGCGGCTATGAATCGAGGATGAACAACCGAACAAGACATGGAGCATACATGCAACAATGCTAGATAGCCCGTATGGCTCGATTAGCACTGAAAATTGAGTGGTAATTAACGAAGAATGGCTCCAAGTAATCTAGCGATGTTGATCAATCCGCCGAACCTGATGCTCCTTCTTTACAAGTTTGGCACGTAGTTCTGCAGCGGCGGCAACATCTAGCTTGCTACCGGAACGGGTCAGATCCACCATGAATGCACACACTGCTTCCcgaaaaataatcataaaattAGAAGCTGGTCTTTTGTCTCATCGATTTGAATCTTCACCAAATTAAGTACCACATAAGGCGACGTTAATTGTGATGCATCCATCTTTTATTAAAGATCTACTGTATTAGAAACGCGAGAATATTACAGGAATTTTGAGCGAATTATGCCGTTAGTCTGAGAAAATGCAGAATTATGCTCCGTCGTGCTGAGGCGACCTGGGCGGCTGAAGACTGAGAAAATTAGCCTCACACGGCCCGGCCTATTTTGATTTTAGCAACTTATGTCCTCTCCCTGCACAATTTTTCTTCGGGATACGTTGGCAGAGCAAAAGTGACTTCGTCAACACAAATGAAACCAAACTGTATAATTCGTTTTTACCAGAAGATGTGACGGATGGGTTCTTGCAGGATGCGATTTTCGAAATGACTCTTAAACTCCTCTCGCATATTTTGGTGACCCGCAAAAATTGTATATCCTTGCCATAAATAATTGTCCCGGCACATTGAATCTTAGGCTCTTAGCCGCTCCTAATGGCATTAGCCTATTTAAGGGGATGGGTCGCCTCCAAGAGCAAGCTAACTGCATCTCTTTTTCCACCTCTTACTCCCCATGGACCTTGTCCTCTTTGGCTTATTAGAACTCATTGCATGGAGAAATTTGTCCCAACAGAGAAGCATGGCCAAAGAAATACAGATCATCACGGGCTCTTGATGCGTTTCATAGGAATCTGGCGATAAAATTTAGATATCGTGAGATTCATATGAGGTCTTACAATCCGAACATTCTAAATCAGCCTAACAGCAATATATCATGCTTGTTGCATACATTCTCCTTTAAGTTACTTGTCCAcgatacaaaaaaaaaaaaatgatcctaAACCTTTGGTACAATATGCTGTTCTTGAAAGCCGAGTGCAGAAAGATGATGCATCAGAAACACATAATGCAATAGTTTCACCACATCTTTCACACAGTAGGTGTTACTCACTAAATTCGATATAAGAAAATATATGGACATATTTTAATGGAATTATATTGTATTTATAGGGAACATAAAATATCTATATACTAGAAAATTATCCTACACTCCACTATTCCATTAACAAAGTAACAGCCCCTGCTCTCGCGACACGCCTTGAGCTAGGGTTCTATCTGCTGCTGCCACTCGCCCCTCCTTCTCCCCCTCTGTGGTGCCCTCACCGGCGGCCAAAAGGAGCGGGGTGCCCTCTCCCCTTTAGATGTTCTAGTAGCCCAAAATAAATCTCCAAATTTTATACTAAGAGGTGGTATGTTGAAGGTTGGGTCAACACCATTCTGGTGGCTGTTGATTctagtcttcctcatcaataCTTTCATCCTCAGTGGTCCTCCAATCGGCGACAACCTTCCCATCAGGGGGGACCTATTCGCCCTCGGAGTTCCTCATGCCATGGCCTCAAAGGTCATCGTAATTTCTCACAATGGTGTTGCCGTTGGATTCTTTAGGCAATCTTTATCGAAATCCAATAAATCCCCTCTCCTTCGTGGGAGGTTTGTGGTGCTTCTATTTGCGAATGGAGGGAAGTTGCTTGACATCTCCGTTGGGGGTTTTTGGTTCCAGGTTGTCGGTCTCGTTGCTAGCTGTTGCGGATGATATTACTGGGCCTCTTAAATCAGTCATTCCGAGGAATGAGGTGATGGTTTTGAGATTCCTATGCTGCAGCCGGCGAGACAACTGTCGATATTCCACCGTGGAGTTAGATGTGCTTTGGAGTCGGTTCCAGGGTTATCCAAAATTTGGGGTTGCTTGTCGGTTCCAACAATGCTAGACTGTTCTCAGGAAATAAGAAGAGGGAAACGATCCGATCGGCGCATGCGTCCTCCTGCTGTCCAGCCTGCCTTCAACATGGCCCGTCCTCGCAGTTTCGCACTCGCTTCCGCTACTCCTCCTCCGATGTTCTCGCGGCCAGCGGCGGCGATGACCATGGCCTGACGCACATCCACCTCTACGTGCACGAGACGTTCGCCGGCCCCAACGCCACGGCCGCGCCCCGTGGTGGCGTCCCCGCTCGGCCCCAGCTCATCGCTCGGGAGCGTGGGCGTGGTCGACGGCGAGCTGCGCGTAGGTCAGGGCCGCTCGTACCAGCTCCTCCGCCGGTACCAGGCCATCATCGTCGGCACGAGCCGGGAGGCGGGCGCGGGCTACCTGACGTCCATCACGCTCGTGTTCACCGCGGGCGAGTACGGCGGGAGCACGCTGTCCGTGCAGGGCCCCGTGCTCGGGTTCACGGGCACCATCGAGCGCGCCGTGGTGGGCGGCACCGGCGAGTTCAGGCTGGCGCGCGGCTACTCGCTCACCAAGATCCTGGGCAACCCAACGCCGGAGGCGGTCGGTCGTCTTCGAGGTCGATCTGTTCGTGCTCATGCACCATGGAAACTACTAAAATTGAGTTGCCAGCCAATGGGTGAAGTACGTCTCGTTAGTTTGATCATATTCATTCCCACGTGTACCTCCGTCTATTCCTCCTTCTCTGATCGTGTCAAGCAAGATTGCACCGTGTGACATTTGCTCTGTGACGATTGTTACTTTTGTCTTCAATAAGATCGTTTCTTCACATTTTTTCGACGGAAATACAGTAGGAGAAACCCTTGTGTGAAATTATTGAGAACCGACGTCGAGCAGGCTAGAACGCGGGTGGCGTAGGCGCAACAAAGACAAAGCGTCCTGACCAACTGCACCAGGGGCAGCTTCTTAAGATCGTTTCTTCACTTTAATCTCTAAAGAAGGAAGAAACAGTTTAATTTGCGATGGAGTTTTCTCGCGGTTGAATTCGCGTGGAGATTGATGTGTTGGTGATCGGCCTATCAATACCTGGGATCCAAACGGGCCCAAGAAAATGATGTGAGAAAGTGACGGTGGGTTATGGAGAATGAGAATCAGAAGGCGTGCGGCAGGCAGCATGCCACccataaaaagaaagaaaataaaaaaggggtGGTCACGATGCCAAAGCGGCTTCCTACCACTGGGCCATTTTGCCGCACTGTTCCGATGAGATTTGAAAAATAGTTAAAAACCGCTCGGTATTCGTGAATATAGGCTAATTCGGTCCACACGGTATTTAGaaatcaaaatcaaataaataaacaaaaaaatcacaaacaattct
This region includes:
- the LOC133892372 gene encoding pterocarpan synthase 1-like, coding for MASSSLLVVVVALLAFLSPAVLATGGASREKRTHIRVYVHEQFSGPNATVGSVAPSPLGANSTFGEVGVLDDALRAGPGPASGLVGRYQGVFVGSDLADASYHSAITLVFAAGEHRGGTLSLQGRYSFPADDGAVLERAVVGGTGGFRMARGYSLLKVVSTPPEAAVFQLDLFVFTPRGRY